In Phalacrocorax aristotelis chromosome 6, bGulAri2.1, whole genome shotgun sequence, one DNA window encodes the following:
- the TAL1 gene encoding T-cell acute lymphocytic leukemia protein 1 isoform X2 encodes MTMDRPPAPPPPSDPRDARPPRRHDSEAETTSEPESSRGGMEAPADPQLLLNGASKEAGRPSPGPPAAPVPVIELVRRGGSLDIKSREAAGEAMQRAPGAEPCRAAEAACEARMVQLSPPALPLQPPGRAMLYNLGQPLATINSGFFGEPDSFSMYGSNRVKRRPSPYEMEITDGPHTKVVRRIFTNSRERWRQQNVNGAFAELRKLIPTHPPDKKLSKNEILRLAMKYINFLAKLLNDQEEEGNQRGKVNKDSGIVQEDLLQDMLSPNSSCGSSLDGAASPDSFTEEHETLDSKHTRSLHHAILPVEGNAQR; translated from the exons AT GACGATGGACaggccgcccgccccgccgccccccagtGACCCCCGCGATGCCCGCCCCCCCCGGCGGCACGACTCGGAAGCGGAGACCACGAGCGAGCCGGAGAGCAGCCGCGGGGGCATGGAGGCGCCGGCGgacccccagctgctgctcaaCGGGGCGTCCAAGGAGGCGGGCCGGCCCTCCCCcgggccccccgccgcccccgtgCCCGTCATCGAGCTGGTGCGCCGGGGGGGCTCCCTGGACATAAAAAGCCGGGAGGCGGCAGGGGAGGCGATGCAGAGAGCGCCGGGCGCCGAGCCGTGCCGCGCCGCCGAGGCCGCCTGCGAGGCCCGCATGGTGCAGCTGAGCCCCCCCGCGCTCCCGCTGCAGCCCCCCGGCAGGGCCATGCTCTACAACCTGGGCCAGCCGCTGGCCACCATCAACAG CGGGTTTTTCGGCGAACCGGATTCCTTCTCCATGTACGGCAGCAACCGGGTGAAGAGGAGACCCTCTCCCTACGAGATGGAGATCACCGACG GTCCTCATACGAAAGTGGTTCGTCGCATTTTTACCAATAGCCGGGAGAGGTGGAGGCAGCAGAATGTCAACGGAGCCTTTGCAGAGCTTCGCAAGCTCATCCCCACCCACCCGCCTGACAAAAAACTGAGCAAGAATGAGATTTTGCGCCTGGCTATGAAATACATCAACTTCCTGGCCAAGCTGCTCAACGaccaggaggaagaaggaaaccAAAGGGGCAAAGTGAACAAAGACTCTGGGATAGTCCAGGAAGACCTCCTGCAGGACATGTTGTCTCCTAACTCTAGCTGTGGAAGTTCTTTAGATGGAGCAGCAAGCCCGGACAGCTTCACAGAAGAGCACGAAACACTAGATTCAAAGCACACGCGGAGTCTGCACCACGCCATTCTCCCCGTAGAAGGCAATGCGCAGCGGTGA
- the STIL gene encoding SCL-interrupting locus protein — MDSLLPGQDLRFVPGRMVPFSFPLSKCALWDPVPVGDVIGSHITYYRNPKLSMMEKTLRLAYRHAKQNENKLFSCFLLGTLRVDEDGEGITLTIDRFDPGREVAGGSGKIPTAPLPGDFLIPCTVNAWGPSSDNAIVHSAEDISLAFKGLQHSLCTKESLDLSKLLTVRAHIVFTENLDNLHFNFHWASITAANILEYTPVKSVPIIPTALARNLNSPMNIAQVQGTYKCGYLTMDQTRKLLLLLESDPKAYALPLVGVWLSGVTHICSPQVWACCLRYLFSSSIQERVFSESGSFLIVLYTLTHKEPEFYECIPCSGQTELGFQILTCNETVHLFKNVEPSGKSHIQFELSAENQNAETEFFSRVCKKLPMRSASQGCSPSKLSASDHDSGVEDEDLSPRPIPSPHPVSQQVTRIFPSVPELSLVLDGSFIESGQSSRPMGTSNAKSLPSALPQPMKKKWCLGSTYYPTQHSEDKQNFSANKGDPSLRQLPNHLNQKIPTSRPSRGKQALLQQQLHCKKACLQSRSSSGSSPSTPCSGPSPDTSVHHPRKPSERLVLNPNGVAQQGEHPMRRTSISSSKQLPAVTQPVLYTSAFSPQSCRRPPELQVPVQVSPCCPASACNGQFPASIQYNPINSWQGIGNMSPKHGAEIQSEMAQQNPCTVLHQNIICPNICCNPGYTTSSPISMGYHGKMGNCSFDNSLSPGVKLPSSASPSSPQFCAAHSPCLHMPASKLGSDNGMMGLSPDAYRVLTEQDRQLKLLQAQIQRLLEAQARQACSSEPAAVSHALQPGKQGDLVSMETQSSPGSHVRKSVSIAVSTGASLFWNTASEKKEDSIPQGKKEDEEISKEDISISINAEQDASNTSIASSLKVVDMPSFVDSIHLVEEGANQNTLQNGNVSQALVCTLSSEESISVSLQKEPTEGAINHVVLTSEQNSEPPASLLPRHPSEDQKLYQDLLGQVNHLLKSSEEQDDSPVKAGIVNDDGPKYQNIDDTTEVASETDMGVVDKESVISATLRQLKSLGVTIDSPGNMKKNTHKVENASILACINPEAVVPGLNYMSFANVSMCGLTPNVVDLSMEANAIALKYLSENQLSRLSFSRSGENPPADFSFQDLLHTNMDKSMVGLSLISPNNMSFATKKYMKRYGLIQGNDSSEDEEGLQVQDGSSGTVKSESMLDKNCAPVLDGFNHWTELSKRIDGRLPIRLKSQSRELTTNVPPPELNSPVLRNITNEISHPRADQADENSVQILKDLESKPRLFPGRVEFTEQPGRKDEVDIQVFAGNLHTPALETLNQSNSMNSVGTILDVKQLRQLPKLF; from the exons ATGGACTCCCTTCTGCCCGGCCAGGATCTGAG ATTTGTTCCTGGAAGGATGGTCCCTTTCAGTTTCCCTCTGTCAAAGTGTGCACTTTGGGACCCAGTCCCTGTGGGTGATGTCATTGGCTCACACATCACCTATTACAG AAACCCAAAGTTATCTATGATGGAGAAAACCTTGCGACTTGCCTATCGCCATGCtaagcagaatgaaaataaattattttcctgttttttgcTTGGGACTCTCAGAGTAGATGAAG atgGGGAAGGCATAACACTAACAATAGACCGCTTTGATCCTGGTCGAGAAGTTGCTGGTGGATCAGGCAAAATTCCAACTGCGCCTCTTCCTGGAGACTTTTTGATTCCATGTACAGTTAATGCCTGGGGACCTTCTTCAGATAATGCTATAGTGCACAGTGCTGAAGATATCAGCTTGGCTTTCAAG GGTCTGCAGCACAGTTTGTGCACTAAAGAATCACTGGATCTTTCTAAGCTGCTCACTGTTAGAGCTCACattgttttcacagaaaacctggataatctgcattttaattttcactggGCTTCTATTACCGCAGCAAATATCTTGGAGTACACCCCTGTGAAGTCTGTCCCAATTATTCCCACAGCCCTAGCAAGAAATTTGAACAGTCCAATGAATATTGCACAAGTTCAAGGAACTTATAAATGCGG ctACCTTACTATGGACCAGACACGaaaattgcttttgctgctcGAGTCTGATCCCAAGGCTTATGCTCTGCCATTAGTTGGAGT TTGGCTGAGTGGAGTTACTCATATCTGTAGTCCTCAGGTCTGGGCCTGTTGCTTGCGGTATTTATTCAGTTCTTCGATTCAAGAAAG ggttttttcgGAATCTGGGAGCTTTCTTATTGTGCTTTATACATTGACACACAAGGAACCAGAGTTTTATGAATGCATTCCATGCAGTGGACAGACTGAACTAGGGTTTCAGATCTTAACTTGCAATGAAACAGTACACCTCTTCAAA AATGTTGAACCTTCAGGCAAGAGCCATATCCAGTTTGAGTTGAgtgcagaaaaccaaaatgcagaaacagaGTTCTTCAGCAGAGTTTGCAAGAAACTTCCTATGAGAAG TGCTTCCCAAGGCTGTTCACCCAGCAAGTTGTCAGCAAGCGATCACGACTCTGGTGTAGAAGATGAGGATTTATCCCCCAGACCAATTCCAAGTCCTCACCCAGTGAGTCAACAG GTTACCAGGATCTTTCCTTCAGTTCCTGAACTGTCACTTGTTTTGGATGGGAGTTTCATAGAATCAGGACAATCATCTAGGCCTATGGGAACTTCAAATGCTAAAAGTCTACCCTCAGCGCTACCTCAGcctatgaaaaagaaatggtgcTTGGGATCTACATATTACCCCACTCAGCACTCTGAAGACAAGCAAAATTTTTCTGCTAATAAGGGAGATCCCTCTCTGAGGCAATTACCAAACCATTTAAACCAGAAAATTCCAACTTCAAGGCCTTCCAGAGGGAAGCAAGCTCTACTACAGCAACAGTTGCACTGTAAGAAAGCTTGCCTTCAATCAAGAAGTAGTTCCGGATCTTCTCCTTCAACCCCTTGTAGTGGACCTTCCCCAGATACATCTGTGCATCACCCCAGAAAGCCATCAGAAAGACTTGTGTTAAATCCCAATGGAGTCGCACAGCAGGGAGAGCATCCAATGAGAAGAACATCAATATCCAGTTCCAAGCAGCTTCCTGCTGTTACGCAGCCAGTCCTCTACACCTCTGCTTTTTcaccacagagctgcagaagacCACCAGAACTGCAGGTGCCAGTTCAAGTGTCACCGTGCTGTCCAGCCAGTGCATGCAACGGTCAGTTTCCTGCTTCCATCCAATATAACCCGATAAACTCATGGCAAGGAATTGGTAATATGAGCCCCAAACATGGAGCAGAAATCCAGTCAGAGATGGCTCAGCAGAATCCATGTACAGTGCTCCATCAAAATATCATTTGTCCAAATATTTGCTGCAATCCAGGGTATACCACAAGCAGCCCTATAAGCATGGGATATCATGGGAAGATGGGAAACTGTTCTTTCGACAACAGCTTATCGCCTGGAGTAAAACTGCCTTCAAGTGCGAGCCCCTCTAGTCCGCAGTTTTGTGCAGCCCACTCACCATGCCTGCACATGCCAGCTTCTAAATTGGGATCAGATAATGGAATGATGGGATTATCTCCAGATGCGTACCGGGTTCTCACAGAACAAGACAGACAACTCAAATTACTTCAAGCTCAG ATCCAACGCTTACTGGAAGCACAGGCTCGTCAGGCGTGTTCCTCTGAGCCAGCTGCAGTTAGCCATGCTCTGCAGCCCGGGAAGCAAGGGGACCTTGTTTCTATGGAAACACAGTCCTCACCGGGTTCGCACGTGAGGAAAAGCGTGAGCATTGCTGTGAGCACAG GTGCTAGCTTATTTTGGAATacagcctcagaaaaaaaagaggattccataccacaaggaaaaaaagaggatgaaGAGATTTCTAAGGAAGACATAAGCATTTCAATTAATGCTGAACAAGATGCAAGTAATACAAGTATTGCTTCTTCCTTAAAGGTGGTTGACATGCCCAGCTTTGTAGACAGTATTCATCTTGTGGAAGAAGGAGCTAATCAGAACACTCTCCA aaatggaaacGTTTCCCAAGCACTTGTTTGCACTTTATCCTCAGAAGAAAGTATTAGCGTGTCTTTACAGAAAGAACCAACAGAGGGAGCCATCAACCACGTGGTGCTAACAAGTGAGCAAAACTCAGAGCCACCCGCCTCGTTGCTGCCTCGGCATCCATCAGAGGATCAGAAGCTTTACCAGGACTTACTG GGCCAAGTAAACCACCTTTTAAAGTCCTCGGAAGAGCAAGATGACTCACCTGTTAAAGCAGGAATTGTTAACGATGATGGTCCTAAATATCAGAATATTGATGATACAACAGAAGTGGCTTCGGAGACTGACATGGGAGTGGTAGATAAAGAGAGTGTGATTAGCGCTACACTCAGACAACTGAAGAGTCTTGGAGTGACAATTGACTCGCCAGgcaacatgaagaaaaatacacacaaagTGGAGAATGCCAG catcttgGCATGCATAAACCCTGAAGCAGTGGTTCCTGGACTAAATTATATGTCATTTGCCAATGTCAGCATGTGTGGCTTGACTCCTAATGTTGTTGATCTAAGCATGGAAGCAAACGCTATAGCACTCAAGTATCTCAGTGAAAATCAGTTATCTCGACTTTCTTTCAGTCGCTCAGGTGAAAATCCTCCTGCAGATTTCTCTTTCCAAGACCTGTTGCACACAAATATGGACAAGAGCATGGTGGGTCTTAGCCTAATTTCACCAAACAATATGTCTTTTGCGACCAAGAAGTACATGAAGCGATACGGGCTGATACAGGGCAATGACAGTAGTGAAGACGAAGAGGGACTGCAGGTTCAAGATGGCAGTTCTGGCACTGTCAAAAGTGAAAGCATGCTGGACAAAAACTGTGCCCCTGTGTTGGACGGCTTCAACCACTGGACTGAATTATCCAAGCGAATTGATGGAAGACTTCCCATTCGTCTAAAAAGTCAGAGCAGAGAGTTGACAACTAATGTTCCTCCACCAGAATTAAACAGCCCTGTATTAAGAAATATTACAAATGAAATTTCTCATCCCAGAGCAGACCAAGCAGATGAAAACTCAGTTCAGATTTTAAAGGATTTAGAATCAAAACCCAGGTTGTTTCCTGGGAGAGTTGAATTCACTGAACAACCTGGCAGAAAAGATGAAGTTGATATTCAGGTCTTTGCTGGAAATCTGCATACTCCGGCCCTTGAAACATTAAACCAGTCAAACAGCATGAATTCTGTTGGCACCATTCTTGATGTGAAACAACTCAGGCAGTTGCCAAAGTTGTTCTGA
- the TAL1 gene encoding T-cell acute lymphocytic leukemia protein 1 isoform X1: MKSKWTMDRPPAPPPPSDPRDARPPRRHDSEAETTSEPESSRGGMEAPADPQLLLNGASKEAGRPSPGPPAAPVPVIELVRRGGSLDIKSREAAGEAMQRAPGAEPCRAAEAACEARMVQLSPPALPLQPPGRAMLYNLGQPLATINSGFFGEPDSFSMYGSNRVKRRPSPYEMEITDGPHTKVVRRIFTNSRERWRQQNVNGAFAELRKLIPTHPPDKKLSKNEILRLAMKYINFLAKLLNDQEEEGNQRGKVNKDSGIVQEDLLQDMLSPNSSCGSSLDGAASPDSFTEEHETLDSKHTRSLHHAILPVEGNAQR; encoded by the exons ATGAAAAGCAAATG GACGATGGACaggccgcccgccccgccgccccccagtGACCCCCGCGATGCCCGCCCCCCCCGGCGGCACGACTCGGAAGCGGAGACCACGAGCGAGCCGGAGAGCAGCCGCGGGGGCATGGAGGCGCCGGCGgacccccagctgctgctcaaCGGGGCGTCCAAGGAGGCGGGCCGGCCCTCCCCcgggccccccgccgcccccgtgCCCGTCATCGAGCTGGTGCGCCGGGGGGGCTCCCTGGACATAAAAAGCCGGGAGGCGGCAGGGGAGGCGATGCAGAGAGCGCCGGGCGCCGAGCCGTGCCGCGCCGCCGAGGCCGCCTGCGAGGCCCGCATGGTGCAGCTGAGCCCCCCCGCGCTCCCGCTGCAGCCCCCCGGCAGGGCCATGCTCTACAACCTGGGCCAGCCGCTGGCCACCATCAACAG CGGGTTTTTCGGCGAACCGGATTCCTTCTCCATGTACGGCAGCAACCGGGTGAAGAGGAGACCCTCTCCCTACGAGATGGAGATCACCGACG GTCCTCATACGAAAGTGGTTCGTCGCATTTTTACCAATAGCCGGGAGAGGTGGAGGCAGCAGAATGTCAACGGAGCCTTTGCAGAGCTTCGCAAGCTCATCCCCACCCACCCGCCTGACAAAAAACTGAGCAAGAATGAGATTTTGCGCCTGGCTATGAAATACATCAACTTCCTGGCCAAGCTGCTCAACGaccaggaggaagaaggaaaccAAAGGGGCAAAGTGAACAAAGACTCTGGGATAGTCCAGGAAGACCTCCTGCAGGACATGTTGTCTCCTAACTCTAGCTGTGGAAGTTCTTTAGATGGAGCAGCAAGCCCGGACAGCTTCACAGAAGAGCACGAAACACTAGATTCAAAGCACACGCGGAGTCTGCACCACGCCATTCTCCCCGTAGAAGGCAATGCGCAGCGGTGA